One Cucumis melo cultivar AY chromosome 8, USDA_Cmelo_AY_1.0, whole genome shotgun sequence genomic window, CTTAAACACAGAACCAACTGAATGTTgttgttttttctcttttcaacaACCTATAAATTAAAAGGATGATCAATTTCTTTAATTATATCCCTTTAatcttttattcatttttactttATGCAACCAAATCAAACTTAACACAAGTTAGATTTGGAGGTTGTTTGATAACcattatattttgttatttaatttatactaatgttttttaaaaacaatatcaAAATGCTACTTACATTAGTTTTGTATTCATGTATATTTCTCTACAGTAATGCAGTCAAATGAAAAGATAACCATGTCCAATCTTTTTAAACCAAAAGATTTAGGTCCAAAGTAAACCATTTCATACTTTTTActttgataaattttaaaattttcaatgaGGTCTTCTAATTCCTCTTACTGGGTGTTATGACTTGCAATTGTCTATTAGTGTTGGTCAAAACTTTACTTATAGATGAAAGGGTGTCCTTGAAATCTGTAGTTCTCAACAAAACTGACCCATCAAATGTACtccacaaaagaaataaaatgagTTCGAAAGCAACAAGTTTAATCATGATATATATTAATCAGCATCAAAAGTAGTATCACTAGATTCAACTTTTCAAgcatttcattaaaaaaaaaaaaaaaaaacaataataatacaGTCCTTTGAAAATACAATAATAAAGTATTCGTTAAAACTCACACTTGTGGTTTTTTGACTTCCTCTGTTGTTGTATGTGCTTCCTAGAAATAGTGATGGGCTTTCTATAATTTGTTCATCGATCTTTTTTAGCCCCTCAAATCATCCATAATTTGGTATCATCCTTAGAGAAGTGACtactaaatttatatttatcaCTCTTAAGTTTGGGGGTTCATACAGGAACACAATTTTGAAGTAGAAGTTATAGTTGAAAAAGAAAACCTTCAAACAGTTGCTGCAAGACTGTTCCTAGCCGTGAGGATTTAAAACCAAAAGCACAGGTGATCATTTTAACTATTATATCTAAGTTAGACAATGATGTAATTCtattaaaattttatcaaaAGTTTTCAAGTTCAACACTTAAAATGATATTGTTCCTAACATTTAATTAATAGCATATCAATATTAGAGATGTAATAATTGTGTGAAATACTCTGTGATTACATTAATGAGTTAAAGgtatattttgatatttaaataaatcaaataattacaatataattttattattcatttataaatatttccaAGGGGGTTCAGTCATTTAAACTAGTTTTTCATTTTGTAACATAAGAAAGCTAGAAAATGTTGGAAATTCTCTTACCAAACCATTAAAGATTCTCGTTTAATTTGTTGGTCCTTTACATTTAATTTAGATACTGTTCAATAAAGTCGCAATTGCTTAAAAGAATTTCAATCTATCCTCTCGTGTTCTTCTTTTAATATTATTCAATTATGTTATTTTTGTTGGTAGATGAAGTAATTAAATACGTCTAAAAATAAATGCAGAATATTTTACCATTTTCATAAATTCAGAAGCtaaataaagattttaaattttaaaataatacaattaattattttataacaatAGAATTTAGGCTTTTAACATATGCTAAACATGTGGGATTAATTACAGTGTCGTATAGTTAAACTttaaatatgctgattcggaggattaaattaaaagttggaAAACAATAGAAAACTAGATTGAAAAACACTCAAAGTACTAAGGATGAAAAGGCATATCCATCTTCCCCTTTTCTTttggatagaaaaaagaaaacaaaacaaagtgCCCTTTACCACTATGGATAGGGCTAACGATTTGACTTAACCCACCAAGCATTTATGGTGGCATACACTAAATTAAGAGCTTAATCAACAATTAATTAACTAATGAAGACGAATTAATAAATAAAACGAAAATATTGTCTTCAAAGgcacaatgaaaaattgataaATATTAGTCATCCAAAGTGGGAGTACCACTTAGGCCTACCAAATGAAAATTGGACCTAAGGATGTGATTTCAATCAAAGTGtcactaaattaattaaaaaaagggTTATTAAGAAACACAATAATTAAGATGTCGAATGAAAGTGACATTTCAAAAACCCCTTTAAAAGCaagtttatttatttcctcAAAAGCATTCACATtcactgtttttttttttctttaatgttTATGAAAGAGGGTGATGGCTGAAAATTACCCAACCTATGAATTTGGTGGAATAAAGTACCAAGTTGCATACATTTCTTAAGTGTTGTTGTTGTACTTTCAaacaaaataagttaaaaaaagaaagaaaaagaaaagaagttaaAGTTTGTTTGAATCATCTTCACGTACATGATACCAAagcacataaaaaaaaaaaacatataaagtCCAATTGATTGATATAGTTCGAAATAACGAAAGGACTATTGGAGgttgaatttttgttttctcATTTTGTCCAATAAATTAATGGTTATTGATCATTCAGACTTTAGATAATATAAAAAATCAGTGTTAAAAATTTGAATGAGGGTAGTTACAATTTTATTATACttgaaatttttataattaattgaCTCTTCTTGACTATATTTTTAATAGGGCGAAAATCATATCTTAATTTTTATGTGAAATCTTAAAGTAATATATTTGTGAGTTTGTATGAGAAGAAGGTGTTGGTTGAAGCTGTTAAACATAATAGTTGTAGTTGCAACAAAATCTATGAATTTGAATGGTAATTATTTGAGAAGATGGTGAAGTTAATGAGGTACATAATGATGCATTATGATGCACCGAAAGAAAAATGTGTAAATAATTGGGAGTcgaagtcaaaaaaaaaaaaaaaagaaaagaaaaattaaaggtGGGTCGAGGGGGCTATGCCCAATTGCGTGTCAAAGGAATGGATAGTGGGATGGGATACCCTTTCAATTTTCCAAAGGGAAAGATTCTCAATtactttctgttttttttttttaattttcttatgcTTAATAATTAGGGGGAATATTCtctcattttattttctaaacaaTATTTAGATTTCTTACTAAAATATTTCACACAATCCGTAATTTTTCAAACATTGGGTTATAGTTTTAGGTGAGTTGGGCGTTTTCATGTATATTTTACAATTTTGATTCTTAAAAAAGGGGGAAATATTTGCTActtttatttgattattttattgCAGATTCTTGTGGGCAGCCCAAATAAATAATTAGTTTTGTGTTAAGTGTCTAGGGTGTTACGTGTTTGGAATActttgagttttttctttttcttttccttttagatGGATGTATTATATCAAAGCTCATCAGTTAGCAGCAGGACAATTTTAAAAtgatactttattttattaggaCTCTGGAATTAgttcttattttattattgttgtggaaaattatttaattatgaaaaatccacttattattattattcctttCAAACATATCATAGACATCCTAAATTTgcaaaaagtaaaagaaaattttgaatgCTTCCTTGTTAGCACTTATTAGTTGTCGATGAAATTTTATTATGTaacaattcttttaaaaaaaatatattctattttttatttgtttgtaaaataaaatacaCATATTTAGGTGTAGTCTATGGTGCATTTATCTATTAATACATGTATATCGTGGACTCTCTAAAATGACTCTCCAAATTCCTCTAAAGAGCAAAAGCAAAGAGGATACAAAAAGTGGACAGAAACTTCCCTTCATATATTGGGAATTGATCAATAACAGCTTGAAGCCACAAAAGCCAAAAGACaaatatgatatgatatgatatgatatgatattagAAAGTGAGTAGTGAATATTTCcatcatcaaaataaaataaaagttacCAATGACCCATCATTGAAAGTTACCATTCTTTTGAAAGCAAGAAAAAAGATGTTGTTCCACTTGCAGTTGGTCGATATTAAGTCCATCAGTGAGTTAATGATAAGCATATGCATGGGAGTCGTTATGAAAGAAGGGGTCCAATGGAAAAGACATCACACAAACCCTTCCTCTTAATTTTCCTTGTCTAATCAGGTGGTGACTTCCTCTcgtatctttttaaaaattaatcaaACATTGATATCACCTTTAGAGTTGCATTTGAGAGGCTTGAGTTTAGATGTCTTCGTGATCATTTAGACCACATCCGTCTTGATGGACCAAAGCTCATTATCCCAGACGATGCTATGTTAGATTAATAAGGTTCTTGAAGCTAGTGATTACAATTTGTCTTGTATCGTCTCTAACTGTTTAGAAGTTGTCAATTTGTTAAGTAATTTCTAAGGTCTCTCTCCACAAAAAAGACTAAAGCTTGAGATAGTCATTTGGGATTATCTGTTTTCTCTTAATACAATAATTAACTCTCTTGCAACTAAGGGTTTGGAAGGAAGCATttgtctttccttttttttactctttatTCCAAGTAATCTTTTATGCTGGTATCTTGTGTGTGATGTAACATTGCAGGTTTGCTGGTTTAATTTCTtggttaagaaaaaaaaagaaaaaagaaaaagaaaagttaccATTCTTTGGAATCACCAAAAccatatattaaaaaaaagggaataactatataataatataaagatCTAGGTCTATACAAACCCTATAGTTTTGAGGCAAAATAAAACGACAAATCTCCCAACCCAAACTCTCTAAACAACCTTAGTGTAGGTGAGATTGAGAATTTGCCCATACGCTAATAAAGCTAAACCAAATCTGATCGAATGATTCTTGCCCAAGTTTACACCCATCAACACAATTAAACAATACCCTATTATTCCACTCCAACTGCAATCATTGCTGAAGCCGTAATCAAGTGGATCAGAGTTGTGTATTAAACAAATTACCCCTCTCCCCCTccaaattattttataaatcaGATTCAATTCCCAATGCACATATACCTTTGGAAGAATAAGGTAAGgttggttaaaaaaaaaaaatgtaattaaatGTATATATGGGTATGGCCGTATGGGGGGTTTAGGATATTAATTCTAAACTACGTaaccaaaaccaaaaaaagGAGAAGCAggtattgttttaaaattaattttgcaAATACATATATAAGAATTGGATAGGTCGTACAACAACTCTCCGACAACCAGCCCACATCAGATTCTTCTAATATTTTCTCAGCAAAATTGACAAATTGACGACACTCACATGGCCTTGGTTTTGCATTAATATGCCTTAATTTCCCATCTCAAGTGGGTTTCATGTGCTTTGCCTCCTTTCGTTCCTATTTTTGGCATAATTTAGCCTTTCCATTCCCTTTGGATGGTTTTAGTTCCTTGCAAAACcctataaataaaaataaattctaCACCAACATACCCCCTTTTTCAATCCACTCATTCAATATatattttacctttttcttttaaatcataTATAGGTTCTATACCTTTATGTATATAATACAAAAGGTGTTTAatcaattcctaattcaaaAACCTCTTGGTATTTTTTTgtctatttaattaatttctattttgttcgggattattattattgtaacaATTATTATATATAGATTTGAATCTcctctaaaaaagaaaaagataagagATAAACATAAAATATTAATGAAAACTAAGATCAATCTTAATTTTCACTTATAAAATTCATAAGGTTTAGAGTTATATGTCTATTTGGTCTCGAGGATcctaaaatttattttcattttctctcGTCTCTCTCCTCTCCTGTTTTCTTTGATATAAAACATTAAAACTTTTCTTTGTACTCTCAATTCTTCACTTTAAAAAAACTGTGCATtattaagattttaaaatctCATCCGAGGACTAACACAAAGTCACAAACCTCAACAAAGGTAGAGGATAATCCATCCATAATAAAAAACATGATCAACATCCACCTCTTCAAACATTTTTTGAACAAAACACACCAATCTTTTTCATCAAAGACTAAAGTAAAAACATCTTTTTTAACTAAATTTGAAAGCGGGAAAAGTGTGTGTTTGAAATTATATTTGTAAGTTTAGGTATATTtttaatacaaatacaaattCTAGGGCTCTCTCGGTTACGCTAAAAACATGGAGTGACGACTTGTTAAAAGTGTATTATTTAGGTACAATTACTGCAACTTCTCTTTTAGTcatgcattttttattttaattaatttattccCAAAATCAtaattgaagaaaaagaagagagtgGGAAATACAAATATGTTAAATGAAATCCCCCAAATGCTACATGATTAAAGATTATAACATATCTCCCCGAGATAGGGAGAGTTGTCCTTGAGATAAAAAATTGTCACCACCACATAGGATTCTTCCCTTCCctcaaaaaaaataaaatataataatatatttgtttttggGTCCCGCTACTGCCAATACAAAAACATTTCCTCTGGGACCCATTTACAAGTGTCATAACTCAGTTTGTCCAATCAAAACGCACCGCTTAGATCATACTACCCCTGTTTCAGTACTTCTCTATGTATCGTAGCAACACTAAACATTTTCTTCccatttatatataatatggTACGCTCTTATACAATATGAAATATTATCactatataattataaaattagatTTAGTGTAGGAAATGagaatataaatttaattggTAAGAAGTTgtagaaaaagtaaaaagggtTAAATACGGGGTTTTCTGTATATTGCTTTTAATACAAGGCCTCAACCTCAAGTACTGGCAGTCATAGTACCCCACGTTTGGGGGGTGGGTCCCATTGTCCTTCCCTGAGCCGTCCAATGTGCGCATCATCACAAACCCCACCCCTATTCTTTTCCttaataatcaattaattatatctTAATTTCAGTTGGTTTACGTCTCTAACCCACCATAATTAATGTATTGTCAATGTCATTTTCGTCCCCTCTTTGTTTATAGTTGCATTCAGTACTGGGTACGTGTTGTTAGGGTTATGATTGGGCAGAGTCCGGTCCCACGATTGTTTGAAGCCACACACGCGGTCTTTGCTCGATGTTGAGAGGACGCGAGCAGTCAGTTACACACCTCTGGCTTTATGTACACGTGGATCATGGGCCCCAAAGTTTCAGTATTAGGTTAGTCAAACTAGGTTTAAGAAAATCGTAATAATCTGTGGTTAAAAATCAGGAACCTAATTACGATTCGAGGGAATAGAATTAAGCAAATGAattagtaataaaaaaaattaaacatggCCAAATTCCCAAATATGGAAGATTCCGGTTGCCAATTTTCAATAGAGAATGACAGCACGCGCCTTGGACAGAGCGTGTCACTTAGAATAACTCCATTTAATTTAAAGAGTTAATTATCGCTTGtttttgtatttatatattaattatcgCTTTCGTGGCTGTCTTGTCGTCTTCTACCCTTATTTCTTACCATGCATCTGATTGAAGCTTCGATTTGACAGAAATGCAGACGAAATTAACCCAAATTCACATGAAATGCAACAAAGGaagtttgttatatatatacacacaacaTATACTCCCTCCAAACTCTGCCCATgtgttcttaatttttttttttggtcccccttttatatttttattcaatttgatTTCCAGTGTAAGAGGGGGAGTTTTAGTATAGTATACTCTCACTGTTCAATAGATATTCTTTTCCCTGAATAATGGCTAAAGGTCGGAAATTGACGACGAGTAGGAGCGAGCGATTTCTCGGTAGCTATACCTACAATCATAGTCAAGGCTCCACCGGGAGCGACTCGTCGGAACTGGGCGAAGAGGATGTTTGGCCGATGGTGGATAGCGTGGAGACGGAAAGGGAAGAATTCAGCGAAGAGAATTCATTGGCCGCCTACGGCGGCGGAGGGATTAATATCAGTCACGGAGGAATTTCGGTGAGGCGAGGGAGTGGGGTTCCTGTGGATACACGTGAGCGACACGTTGGCGGGCTGTCGCTGGCATTTGAAGATCCGAGTAGGATGACGTCCGCGAGAATCGTGCATCAGTTTCGAGGGAACGACACGGTGGCGTCTCCACGAGGGCGGCAGATGGCTACATCAGCGCCCGTGAACGTGCCTGATTGGAGCAAAATTCTCCGAGTGGACTCGGTGGAGTCTCTTCAAGAGTTCGACGAGCCATTGGATGACCCTGACTCGGAGATCGTTCCACCACATGAGTACTTAGCAAGAAGTCGAAAAAAGAACGCGACTTCGGTCTTCGTCGGCGTCGGCCGGACTCTCAAAGGCCGGGACTTGAGACGGGTCCGTGATGCGGTTTGGATGCAAACCGGGTTCGATGGATAAAACtctaaagaaggaaa contains:
- the LOC103484606 gene encoding uncharacterized protein LOC103484606, producing MAKGRKLTTSRSERFLGSYTYNHSQGSTGSDSSELGEEDVWPMVDSVETEREEFSEENSLAAYGGGGINISHGGISVRRGSGVPVDTRERHVGGLSLAFEDPSRMTSARIVHQFRGNDTVASPRGRQMATSAPVNVPDWSKILRVDSVESLQEFDEPLDDPDSEIVPPHEYLARSRKKNATSVFVGVGRTLKGRDLRRVRDAVWMQTGFDG